In Leucobacter sp. CX169, a single genomic region encodes these proteins:
- a CDS encoding ABC transporter substrate-binding protein, with translation MEKHTKVRALAGILSLGFAVAGLTACGGQSLSDTGDSAAADTKVEFMVVPEEEKAKSVIEGIEPSETAAALLPDNFKSDGLNWVTSVGYPPMEEWGTNGTDIIGVDPAMAHAISRKLGVNATLVDQEFNSMIPGLISKRYDVLASSMTDNAERRETTTFVNYVSAGNAFLVGKGNPEGIEVPDDLCGKTVAVVDSGSSALLADEYSKGCTDAGAAAYDILRFDGDSAANLAVQSGRAVATITDYPVAAARAADPVNEMDFVGIEGGESLWGLGIDNANPELAKAVQAALQELMDDGTYLELLKAWNVEGMAINEATINGGA, from the coding sequence ATGGAAAAGCACACGAAGGTCCGCGCACTCGCCGGCATCTTGAGCCTCGGGTTCGCCGTCGCGGGCCTCACCGCCTGCGGCGGGCAGTCGCTCTCAGACACGGGTGACTCGGCCGCGGCCGACACGAAGGTCGAGTTCATGGTCGTCCCCGAGGAGGAGAAGGCGAAGAGCGTCATCGAGGGGATCGAGCCCTCCGAGACTGCCGCGGCCCTCTTGCCCGACAACTTCAAGTCCGACGGCCTGAACTGGGTGACGTCGGTCGGGTACCCGCCCATGGAGGAGTGGGGCACGAACGGCACCGACATCATCGGCGTTGACCCGGCAATGGCGCATGCCATCTCGCGCAAGCTGGGCGTGAACGCGACCCTCGTCGACCAGGAGTTCAACTCGATGATTCCGGGCCTCATCTCGAAGCGCTACGACGTGCTCGCGAGCTCGATGACCGACAACGCCGAGCGCCGTGAGACGACGACGTTCGTCAACTACGTGAGCGCGGGCAACGCGTTCCTGGTCGGCAAGGGCAACCCCGAGGGCATCGAGGTGCCCGACGACCTGTGCGGCAAGACGGTCGCGGTCGTTGACTCGGGTTCGTCGGCGCTGCTCGCCGACGAGTACTCGAAGGGTTGCACCGATGCCGGGGCCGCGGCCTACGACATCCTGCGCTTCGATGGCGACTCGGCCGCGAACCTCGCGGTGCAGAGCGGCCGCGCCGTCGCGACCATCACCGACTACCCGGTGGCGGCGGCTCGCGCGGCCGACCCGGTGAACGAGATGGACTTCGTCGGCATCGAGGGCGGCGAGAGCCTCTGGGGTCTCGGCATCGACAACGCGAACCCCGAGCTCGCGAAGGCCGTGCAGGCAGCACTCCAGGAGCTCATGGACGACGGTACCTACCTCGAGCTGCTGAAGGCGTGGAACGTCGAGGGCATGGCTATCAACGAGGCCACCATCAACGGCGGCGCGTAA
- a CDS encoding amidohydrolase, with the protein MRSVLYVHPNIRSLDASESVHGAMLVTDGRIAALGTPADLAARVTPGTETIELPGEVVLPGFHDAHIHTGNLAREIGAPDLRGLASLDDTLAALREYAIANPGDTWVLGGRWDRNAWQGRPEPTRHHLDQIFGARPVALPSVDGHSVWANTAGLRAAGITAGSGDPVGGRIAREAGGTEPAGLLFESAMDEIRELSEAAIAADLHLYLREAHRRLLASGITHVTNFEGEDVRAAYARLRQDDQLGLRAHLGLSMDALDLAISEGRRTGDGDEWITTGPVKLFSDGALGSHTAHLHHAFEGDPGNQGIEVIPFAQLCELVDRAVAHGIAVATHAIGDRANTLVLDAYERAHAQTRAAGLTNRIEHAQHLRWADVPRFAELGVVASMQPIHCTSDFPLSVELLGDRDIAHYPWRSLIDAGALVAFGSDAPVEPANPLFGVHAAVTRMRRDGVPPGGREPEQRVSLTEALRGFTSAPARAAGLGSEFGRLAVGAHADFVALSQDPYAVDPGEIAGLSVALTAVAGDVVHIA; encoded by the coding sequence ATGCGAAGCGTGCTGTACGTCCACCCGAACATTCGCTCGCTCGACGCGAGCGAGTCGGTGCACGGCGCCATGCTCGTCACGGACGGCCGCATCGCGGCCCTCGGCACCCCCGCCGACCTCGCCGCCCGGGTCACCCCCGGCACCGAGACGATCGAGCTGCCGGGCGAGGTCGTGCTGCCCGGCTTCCACGACGCCCACATCCACACTGGCAATCTCGCCCGCGAGATCGGGGCGCCCGACCTCCGCGGCCTCGCGAGCCTCGACGACACCCTCGCCGCGCTGCGCGAGTACGCGATCGCGAACCCCGGCGACACCTGGGTGCTCGGCGGGCGCTGGGACCGCAACGCCTGGCAGGGCCGCCCCGAGCCGACCCGCCACCACCTCGACCAGATCTTCGGCGCCCGGCCCGTGGCGCTGCCGAGCGTCGACGGCCACTCGGTGTGGGCGAACACGGCCGGCCTGCGCGCCGCGGGCATCACCGCGGGCAGCGGGGATCCTGTGGGCGGTCGCATTGCCCGCGAGGCCGGCGGAACCGAGCCCGCGGGCCTGCTCTTTGAGAGCGCGATGGACGAGATTCGCGAGTTGTCGGAGGCCGCGATCGCGGCGGACCTGCACCTGTACCTGCGCGAGGCGCACCGGCGCCTGCTCGCCTCCGGCATCACCCACGTCACGAACTTCGAGGGGGAGGACGTGCGCGCCGCCTACGCCCGCTTGCGGCAGGACGACCAGCTCGGCCTGCGCGCCCACCTCGGCCTCTCAATGGACGCGCTCGACCTCGCGATCAGCGAGGGGCGGCGCACCGGCGACGGCGACGAGTGGATCACCACCGGCCCCGTCAAACTGTTCTCGGACGGCGCCCTCGGCTCGCACACCGCGCACCTGCACCACGCGTTCGAGGGTGACCCGGGCAATCAGGGCATCGAGGTGATCCCGTTTGCCCAGCTCTGCGAGCTCGTCGACCGGGCCGTCGCGCACGGCATCGCGGTTGCGACCCACGCCATCGGTGACCGCGCGAACACCCTCGTGCTCGACGCCTACGAGCGGGCGCACGCGCAGACGCGGGCCGCGGGCCTCACGAACCGCATCGAGCACGCGCAGCACCTGCGCTGGGCGGATGTGCCGCGCTTTGCCGAGCTCGGCGTCGTCGCCTCGATGCAGCCCATTCACTGCACGAGCGACTTCCCGCTGAGCGTCGAGCTGCTCGGCGACCGCGACATCGCGCACTACCCGTGGCGGTCGCTCATCGACGCGGGCGCGCTCGTCGCGTTCGGCTCGGACGCCCCCGTCGAGCCCGCGAACCCCCTGTTCGGTGTCCACGCCGCGGTCACCCGCATGCGGCGGGATGGCGTGCCGCCCGGCGGGCGCGAGCCCGAGCAGCGCGTCAGCCTGACCGAGGCGCTGCGCGGGTTCACCTCGGCCCCCGCGCGGGCGGCGGGCCTGGGCTCCGAGTTCGGACGGCTCGCGGTCGGCGCGCACGCCGACTTCGTCGCGCTCTCGCAGGATCCCTACGCCGTCGACCCCGGCGAAATCGCGGGGCTGTCGGTCGCCCTGACGGCGGTCGCCGGCGACGTCGTCCACATCGCCTGA
- a CDS encoding amino acid ABC transporter permease, translating to MSSRSRTVPFETPTGERIDIAPALHWKRWLTGAVVLALVLWAISILVFNPNIRWNRVGEYLFSPRILEGVMVTIWVSIAATILGLVLGVVLAIMKISKNPVLRVTAEGYIWFFRGTPVLVQLIFWFNLAFLLPYITLQIPFTQIGVRWDTNSLISGSVAALLGLGLNLAAYFAETVRAGIQAVDQGQREASLASGMTSGQTMRLIVLPQAMRIIIPPTGNEFISMLKTTSLIVVVAGNDLMTNASRIYKQNNLIIELLIVASIWYMFLTAIATYLQSLLEKRYGQDRVRLIRGEGFSQRVIRVATGAITLPRGPKGRSGPPPGAGAAAKEEKEVVR from the coding sequence ATGAGCAGCCGATCACGCACGGTGCCGTTCGAGACCCCCACGGGTGAACGCATCGACATCGCCCCCGCCCTCCACTGGAAGCGGTGGCTGACCGGAGCCGTCGTGCTCGCCCTGGTGCTCTGGGCGATCTCGATCCTGGTGTTCAACCCGAACATTCGGTGGAACCGGGTGGGGGAGTACCTGTTCTCCCCGCGCATCCTCGAGGGCGTGATGGTCACCATCTGGGTGAGCATCGCGGCGACGATCCTGGGCCTCGTGCTCGGCGTCGTGCTCGCCATCATGAAGATCTCGAAGAACCCCGTGCTGCGGGTGACCGCGGAGGGCTACATCTGGTTCTTCCGCGGCACCCCGGTGCTCGTGCAGCTGATCTTCTGGTTCAACCTCGCGTTCCTCTTGCCGTACATCACGCTGCAGATCCCGTTCACTCAGATCGGCGTGCGCTGGGACACGAACTCGCTCATCTCGGGCTCGGTCGCGGCCCTGCTCGGCCTCGGGCTCAACCTCGCCGCGTACTTCGCGGAGACGGTGCGCGCCGGCATTCAGGCCGTCGACCAAGGGCAGCGCGAGGCGTCGCTCGCGAGCGGCATGACGAGCGGGCAGACCATGCGCCTCATCGTGCTGCCGCAGGCGATGCGCATCATCATCCCGCCCACCGGCAACGAGTTCATCTCGATGCTCAAGACGACCTCGCTGATCGTGGTCGTCGCGGGCAACGACCTGATGACCAACGCGAGCCGCATCTACAAGCAGAACAACCTCATCATCGAGCTGCTGATCGTCGCGAGCATTTGGTACATGTTCCTCACCGCGATCGCGACCTACCTGCAGTCGCTGCTCGAGAAGCGGTATGGGCAGGATCGCGTCCGCCTCATCCGCGGCGAGGGATTCAGTCAGCGGGTCATTCGCGTCGCCACCGGGGCGATCACCCTGCCTCGGGGGCCGAAGGGCCGGTCGGGCCCGCCTCCCGGCGCAGGCGCCGCGGCGAAGGAAGAAAAGGAGGTCGTGCGATGA
- a CDS encoding amino acid ABC transporter ATP-binding protein, producing the protein MSELLVDAAGVRKSFGAAQVLKGVDFQVRRGEVSCIIGPSGSGKSTFLRTINALESIDAGSLIVRGEQVGYSLRGGKYHPWNDKEMARFRSHIGMVFQRFNLYGHLSAQENVAASLIHVKKLPQSVANARALEQLDRVGLADHAQKLPHQLSGGQQQRVAIARALAMDPELILFDEPTSALDPELVDEVLETMRGLARDGMTMIVVTHEIAFAKEAADTLSFFDEGRVIESGAPSAILEDASSVRTRGFLDRVR; encoded by the coding sequence ATGAGCGAACTATTGGTGGACGCCGCCGGGGTGCGGAAGTCGTTCGGCGCCGCGCAGGTGCTCAAGGGCGTGGACTTCCAGGTGCGCCGGGGCGAGGTGAGCTGCATTATTGGCCCCTCAGGATCCGGCAAGTCGACCTTCCTCCGCACCATCAACGCGCTCGAGTCGATTGACGCGGGCAGCCTGATCGTGCGCGGCGAGCAGGTCGGATACAGCCTGCGCGGCGGCAAGTACCACCCGTGGAACGACAAGGAGATGGCGCGCTTCCGCTCGCACATCGGCATGGTGTTCCAGCGCTTCAACCTCTACGGGCACCTGAGCGCGCAAGAGAACGTGGCGGCGAGCCTGATCCACGTGAAGAAGCTGCCGCAGTCGGTCGCCAACGCCCGGGCGCTCGAGCAGCTCGACCGGGTGGGCCTCGCGGACCACGCGCAGAAGTTGCCGCACCAGCTCTCGGGCGGGCAGCAGCAGCGGGTCGCGATCGCACGGGCGCTCGCGATGGACCCCGAGCTCATCTTGTTCGACGAGCCGACGAGCGCGCTCGACCCCGAGCTGGTCGACGAGGTGCTCGAGACCATGCGCGGCCTCGCCCGCGACGGCATGACGATGATTGTCGTCACGCACGAGATCGCCTTCGCGAAGGAGGCGGCCGACACGCTGAGCTTCTTCGACGAGGGGCGCGTCATCGAGTCGGGGGCGCCGAGCGCGATCCTGGAAGACGCGAGCTCGGTGCGCACGCGGGGCTTCCTGGACCGGGTGCGATGA
- a CDS encoding aspartate/glutamate racemase family protein has translation MSAGLAVVHPVIGILGGMGPAATADFYSKIVRATPALRDQDHPQALIWSDPSIPDRTSALAGAGPHPGPQLADGARRLERGGAGLIAVPCNTAHAFLAEIQAAVDIPVLNMIEETRDRVIEDGLVPARKIALLATLGTVRARLYQHAFARSGVEVVVPDASLQGRVAEAIACVKSDAGDARAGELLASVVAAFAADGIDAVIAGCTELPIALAQVSALPLRVVDPTQVLAEAVVREAFAEAGGSLAASAAAADSNAAGSSVAETNTREGVTA, from the coding sequence ATGAGCGCGGGGCTTGCGGTGGTGCATCCCGTCATCGGCATCTTGGGCGGCATGGGCCCCGCGGCCACCGCGGACTTCTACTCCAAGATCGTGCGCGCGACACCCGCGCTGCGCGATCAGGACCACCCGCAGGCGCTGATCTGGTCGGACCCGAGCATTCCCGACCGCACCTCGGCGCTCGCCGGCGCCGGCCCGCACCCGGGCCCGCAGCTCGCGGACGGCGCGCGGCGGCTCGAGCGCGGGGGAGCGGGGCTCATCGCCGTGCCCTGCAACACGGCCCACGCGTTTCTCGCCGAGATTCAGGCCGCGGTCGATATTCCGGTGCTGAACATGATCGAGGAGACGCGGGACCGCGTGATCGAGGACGGGCTCGTGCCCGCCCGGAAGATTGCGCTGCTCGCCACCCTCGGCACGGTGCGGGCGAGGCTATACCAGCACGCGTTTGCGCGCAGCGGGGTCGAGGTCGTGGTGCCCGATGCCTCGTTGCAGGGGAGGGTCGCCGAGGCGATCGCGTGCGTGAAGAGCGATGCGGGCGACGCCCGTGCGGGCGAGCTGCTCGCGTCGGTCGTGGCGGCGTTCGCCGCCGACGGGATCGATGCCGTCATCGCCGGGTGCACCGAGCTGCCGATCGCGCTCGCCCAGGTGTCGGCGCTGCCGCTGCGGGTCGTCGACCCGACGCAGGTGCTGGCCGAGGCAGTGGTGCGGGAAGCGTTTGCTGAGGCGGGCGGTTCTCTGGCTGCCAGCGCGGCCGCCGCCGACTCGAATGCTGCTGGTTCGAGCGTTGCAGAGACGAACACCCGGGAAGGGGTGACCGCATGA
- a CDS encoding LysR family transcriptional regulator: protein MLNPSHLRTLVVVIEQGSFVAAANRLGYTPSAVSQQMAALEASAGVALFERTARSVRPTVAAQLMAQRSTTVLAELEAIQEAVNAAKSASGESLEELRLSVYPSLVHALSPFLAQLTGADGHSSRLRLSVRDPSLSVKALVDGEDIDVSVVYRVENTGLSWPKTLQSVAVGEDPYLFVVPRSWGLHHSPQVAVEALAGRPWVLHHTGSSDSVIIESLFAAHGLRPQIVARADDFAVSLRLAGSGIAGAYVPRAALNAVPADAVVLNVPDVHLSRSVWALVAPTAPHLLTQSLLQVLREIHRADAPAAPTPPTESKGAQ, encoded by the coding sequence ATGCTCAACCCCTCGCACCTGCGCACGCTCGTCGTCGTGATCGAGCAGGGCTCGTTCGTCGCGGCCGCGAACCGGCTCGGGTACACACCGTCGGCGGTGTCGCAGCAGATGGCTGCCCTCGAGGCGAGCGCCGGGGTCGCCCTGTTTGAGCGCACGGCCAGAAGCGTGCGGCCGACGGTCGCGGCGCAGCTCATGGCGCAGCGCTCGACAACGGTGCTCGCCGAGCTCGAGGCGATCCAGGAGGCGGTGAACGCAGCAAAGAGCGCGTCGGGCGAGAGCCTCGAGGAGCTGCGGCTGAGCGTCTACCCCAGCCTCGTGCACGCGCTCAGCCCATTCCTGGCCCAGCTCACGGGGGCCGACGGGCACAGCTCGCGGCTGCGGCTGAGCGTGCGCGACCCGTCGCTCAGCGTGAAGGCGCTCGTCGACGGGGAGGACATCGACGTGTCGGTCGTCTACCGCGTCGAGAACACGGGGCTCAGCTGGCCCAAGACGCTTCAGAGCGTGGCGGTCGGCGAGGATCCCTATCTGTTCGTCGTGCCCCGCTCGTGGGGGCTGCACCACTCGCCGCAGGTCGCGGTCGAGGCGCTCGCCGGCCGGCCGTGGGTGCTGCACCACACGGGGTCGAGCGACAGCGTGATCATCGAGAGCCTGTTCGCCGCGCACGGCCTGCGCCCGCAGATCGTGGCGCGGGCCGACGACTTCGCGGTGTCGCTGCGGCTCGCGGGCTCGGGCATCGCCGGGGCGTACGTGCCGCGGGCGGCGCTGAACGCGGTGCCGGCCGATGCCGTGGTGCTCAACGTGCCCGATGTGCACCTGTCGCGCAGCGTCTGGGCGCTCGTCGCCCCCACCGCGCCCCACCTGCTGACGCAGTCGCTGCTGCAGGTGCTGCGCGAAATTCATCGGGCGGACGCGCCGGCGGCGCCAACCCCACCCACCGAGAGCAAGGGAGCTCAATGA
- a CDS encoding serine hydrolase — MTIAFTEEHGTQWSVLVTDIDTGEVLLSKTPDRVLDTASVGKIFLLHKLLTEVDAGTRSLEEMVTRRPVEHMDESGIWHLLQTSTLPLYDIAAFIGAFSDNAATNTLCRVLGLPAVQQHTRDLGYTESALDDVVRWPIPPGKPATLSHANATELVRFVSRLALEQDLSPASSDLLQRWLGAGMDLSMVASAFNLDPLAHYAFDRDVWLWNKTGTISNVRADLGLVMGRERRIAYAVLAKWDSGADGRDAVLAGMREVGDLLRK; from the coding sequence ATGACCATCGCATTCACCGAAGAGCACGGCACCCAGTGGTCGGTGCTCGTCACCGACATCGACACGGGCGAGGTGCTGCTGTCGAAGACCCCCGACCGGGTGCTCGACACCGCCAGCGTCGGCAAGATCTTCCTGCTGCACAAGCTGCTCACCGAGGTCGACGCGGGCACGCGGTCGCTCGAAGAGATGGTGACGCGGCGCCCGGTCGAGCACATGGACGAGTCGGGCATCTGGCACCTGCTGCAGACGAGCACGCTGCCGCTGTACGACATCGCGGCGTTCATCGGGGCGTTCAGCGACAACGCGGCGACTAACACGCTGTGCCGCGTGCTGGGCCTGCCCGCGGTGCAGCAGCACACGCGAGATCTCGGCTACACCGAGTCGGCGCTCGACGACGTGGTGCGCTGGCCGATCCCGCCGGGCAAGCCGGCGACGCTGTCGCACGCGAACGCGACCGAGCTGGTACGGTTCGTCTCGCGACTGGCGCTTGAGCAAGATCTCTCCCCCGCGTCGTCCGACCTGCTGCAGCGCTGGCTCGGCGCCGGCATGGACCTCTCGATGGTCGCCTCGGCGTTCAACCTCGACCCGCTCGCCCACTACGCGTTCGACCGCGACGTCTGGCTGTGGAACAAGACGGGCACGATCTCAAATGTGCGTGCTGACTTAGGGCTGGTCATGGGGCGCGAGCGGCGGATCGCCTATGCGGTGCTGGCGAAATGGGATTCGGGGGCTGACGGGCGCGATGCGGTGTTGGCAGGGATGCGGGAGGTTGGGGACTTGCTGCGCAAGTAG
- a CDS encoding P1 family peptidase, with translation MTANSRPRLADLGIGPGPFPRGELNAITDVAGVEIGHATIAAHEINSGVTAIVPRQLSAERRTLPAGLAVGNGYGKLIGATQIQELGSIETPILLTSTLSAFRAADALVTEVLAQPWHAKTTTLNPVVGETNDGFLSHIRDRPVTGEHLRAALAAAASGPVAEGAVGAGAGTTALGFKGGIGTASRVVAVGSRSVTVGVLVQSNFTGLLRIAGVPMPSAELVPGPTAETVGNSCMIVVALDAPFDGRQLSRIARRAVIGMRGVGADFSNGSGDYAIAFTTGAGESLADDHCSGLFHATMLAVEEALINSILRAETRTGPEGRVAHGIPVDAVRERLERAGVTGLE, from the coding sequence ATGACCGCGAACTCCAGGCCACGCTTGGCCGATCTCGGCATCGGGCCGGGCCCGTTTCCGCGTGGCGAGCTCAACGCAATCACCGACGTCGCCGGGGTCGAGATCGGCCACGCGACCATCGCCGCGCACGAGATCAACAGTGGCGTGACCGCGATCGTGCCGCGCCAGCTCTCGGCCGAGCGGCGGACGCTGCCCGCCGGGCTCGCGGTCGGCAACGGCTACGGCAAGCTGATCGGCGCGACGCAGATTCAGGAGCTGGGATCGATCGAGACCCCGATCCTGCTCACCAGCACGCTGTCCGCGTTCCGCGCCGCCGACGCCCTCGTGACCGAGGTGCTCGCGCAGCCGTGGCACGCGAAGACCACGACGCTGAACCCGGTCGTCGGCGAGACGAACGACGGCTTCCTGTCGCACATCCGCGACCGGCCGGTCACAGGGGAGCACCTGCGGGCTGCGCTCGCCGCAGCCGCGAGTGGGCCGGTGGCCGAGGGCGCCGTGGGCGCCGGGGCCGGCACGACCGCGCTCGGGTTCAAGGGCGGCATCGGCACGGCGTCGCGCGTGGTCGCCGTCGGGTCACGCTCGGTCACCGTCGGCGTGCTGGTGCAGAGCAACTTCACGGGTCTGCTGCGCATCGCGGGCGTGCCCATGCCGTCCGCCGAGCTCGTGCCAGGGCCGACGGCGGAGACGGTCGGGAATTCGTGCATGATCGTCGTTGCGCTCGACGCCCCGTTCGACGGGCGGCAGCTTTCGCGCATCGCGCGCCGCGCGGTCATCGGCATGCGCGGGGTCGGCGCAGACTTCTCGAACGGCAGCGGCGACTACGCGATCGCGTTCACGACTGGCGCGGGGGAGTCCCTCGCCGACGACCACTGCTCGGGGCTCTTCCACGCGACGATGCTCGCGGTCGAGGAGGCGCTGATTAACTCGATCCTGCGGGCCGAGACGCGGACGGGGCCCGAGGGGCGCGTGGCGCACGGAATCCCGGTGGATGCGGTGCGGGAGCGGCTGGAGCGGGCTGGGGTGACTGGGTTGGAGTGA